The following proteins are encoded in a genomic region of Arachis stenosperma cultivar V10309 chromosome 4, arast.V10309.gnm1.PFL2, whole genome shotgun sequence:
- the LOC130976483 gene encoding rust resistance kinase Lr10-like codes for MSSSGGLDRPALVMIIVGGIVIFISLCLAICRGRIKIVGIKVIRDAQFLTHTMDKFLNDIEKDKPFRFTTQQLKIVTDNFSYLLGSGGFGSVYKGVFSDGTIVAVKVLFRSSDKGIQEQFMAEIGTLGKVHHFNLVKLFGFCVEKNLIAIVYEYMGNSSLDKYLFKQVKALEFEKLHEIAIGTARGIAYLHEECQQRIIHYDIKPANILLDMNFNPKVADFGLAKLCNRDNTHISMTGGRGTPGYAAPELWMPFPVTHKCDVYSFGMLLFEIIGGRRNVDTNVPESQEWFPMWVWKKIDAGELQNSALVSELLLEKHKEMVERMIKVALWCVQYRPESRPMMSAVVKMLEGSVEISQPLNPFQYLMDNGFATLPQQYSSNNCNGTTATTSSYCDSSVIDVDSNIVTADPI; via the exons ATGTCAAGCTCAGGAGGACTAGATCGACCGGCTTTAGTAATGATCATCGTGG GTGGGATTGTGATCTTTATATCACTTTGTTTAGCAATATGTCGCGGAAGGATTAAGATTGTAGGTATAAAAGTGATTCGGGATGCACAATTTTTAACTCACACTATGGATAAATTTCTGAATGACATTGAAAAGGACAAGCCATTTAGGTTCACTACTCAACAGTTAAAGATTGTAACTGATAACTTCTCTTATTTATTGGGATCGGGAGGTTTTGGTTCGGTATACAAAGGAGTTTTTAGTGACGGTACCATTGTAGCTGTGAAGGTTCTGTTTAGAAGTTCTGACAAAGGAATCCAAGAACAGTTTATGGCTGAAATTGGAACTTTAGGTAAAGTTCATCATTTCAACTTAGTTAAACTATTCGGATTTTGTGTTGAAAAGAACTTGATTGCAATAGTTTATGAGTACATGGGAAATAGCTCTCTTGACAAGTATTTATTCAAACAAGTTAAGGCTTTGGAATTTGAAAAGCTTCACGAGATTGCAATTGGAACAGCAAGAGGCATTGCTTATTTGCATGAAGAGTGTCAACAAAGAATAATTCACTATGATATTAAGCCGGCGAATATTCTCTTGGACATGAATTTCAATCCTAAGGTCGCGGATTTCGGATTGGCCAAGCTCTGCAACAGGGATAATACTCATATATCCATGACTGGAGGCAGGGGAACCCCCGGCTATGCTGCGCCGGAGCTTTGGATGCCTTTCCCTGTGACTCACAAATGTGATGTTTATAGCTTTGGGATGTTGTTGTTTGAAATCATTGGTGGGAGAAGAAATGTTGATACTAATGTTCCGGAAAGCCAAGAGTGGTTTCCAATGTGGGTTTGGAAAAAAATTGATGCTGGAGAGTTACAAAATTCAGCATTAGTGTCTGAATTATTGTTGGAGAAACATAAGGAGATGGTAGAAAGAATGATTAAGGTAGCTTTGTGGTGTGTTCAGTATAGGCCAGAATCAAGGCCTATGATGAGTGCTGTTGTGAAAATGTTGGAAGGCTCAGTAGAGATTTCTCAACCTTTGAATCCATTTCAATACTTGATGGACAATGGTTTTGCTACTCTTCCACAgcaatattcatcaaataattGCAATGGTACAACTGCAACTACAAGTAGTTATTGTGACTCttctgtgattgatgtggactcCAATATTGTAACTGCTGATCCAATTTAG
- the LOC130974052 gene encoding adagio protein 1-like: protein MEWDSNSDLSTDDDEPFLRGGSNDDEDFGVGPIPFPVLQTAPCGFVVTDALEPDQPIIYVNTVFEMITGYRAEEVLGRNCRFLQCRGPFAKRRHPLVDSTVVAEIRRCLEEGVEFQGELLNFRKDGSPLMNRLRLTPIYGDDEITHVIGIQFFTEANIDLGPLPASTKESTKSDRFRSVLSSLHPREVGDRNVTRGLCGILQLSDEVISLKILARLTPRDIASVGSVCRRLYELTRNEDLWRMVCQNAWGCETTRVLETVPGARRLGWGRLARELTTLEAAAWRKLTVGGAVEPSRCNFSACAVGNRVVLFGGEGVNMQPMNDTFVLDLNSSNPEWQHVQVSSPPPGRWGHTLSCVNGSRLVVFGGCGRQGLLNDVFVLDLDAKPPTWREISGLAPPLPRSWHSSCTLDGTKLIVSGGCADSGVLLSDTFLLDLSMEKPVWREIPVTWTPPSRLGHTLSVYGGRKILMFGGLAKSGPLRFRSSDVFTMDLSEDEPCWRCVTGSGMPGAGNPGGIAPPPRLDHVAVSLPGGRILIFGGSVAGLHSASQLYILDPTDEKPTWRILNVPGRPPRFAWGHSTCVVGGTRAIVLGGQTGEEWMLSELHELSLASSVI, encoded by the exons ATGGAGTGGGACAGCAATTCCGATCTCAGCACCGATGACGACGAACCCTTCCTCCGCGGCGGCTCCAACGACGACGAAGATTTCGGTGTCGGACCTATCCCTTTCCCGGTTCTCCAAACCGCGCCGTGCGGCTTCGTGGTTACTGACGCGCTCGAACCTGACCAACCTATCATATACGTCAACACCGTCTTCGAGATGATTACCGGCTACCGTGCTGAGGAAGTTCTCGGTCGCAACTG CCGCTTTTTGCAGTGTCGAGGCCCATTTGCTAAGCGAAGGCATCCACTGGTGGACTCAACAGTAGTAGCAGAAATTAGAAGATGCCTCGAAGAAGGGGTTGAATTTCAAGGTGAGTTGCTGAACTTTAGGAAAGATGGATCTCCACTTATGAACAGACTGCGGCTGACACCTATATATGGAGATGATGAGATAACTCATGTCATTGGAATCCAGTTCTTCACAGAGGCAAACATTGATCTTGGTCCTCTTCCAGCTTCAACTAAGGAGTCTACTAAATCAGATCGTTTTCGATCCGTGCTTTCCTCATTGCATCCTCGTGAGGTAGGGGACCGAAATGTGACTCGTGGCCTCTGTGGAATATTGCAATTGAGTGATGAAGTAATTTCTCTCAAGATACTTGCTCGCTTAACTCCAAGAGATATTGCATCAGTTGGTTCTGTTTGTAGGCGTTTGTATGAGCTGACAAGAAATGAAGATCTATGGAGAATGGTGTGCCAAAATGCATGGGGATGTGAGACTACACGTGTTTTAGAGACCGTGCCTGGTGCAAGGAGACTTGGATGGGGTCGGTTGGCAAGGGAGTTGACCACACTTGAAGCAGCAGCATGGAGGAAACTGACCGTTGGAGGTGCTGTTGAACCCTCACGCTGTAATTTCAGCGCATGTGCAGTTGGCAACAGGGTTGTCCTATTTGGTGGTGAAGGAGTtaacatgcaacctatgaatgacACCTTTGTATTAGATCTTAATTCTAGTAATCCCGAGTGGCAACACGTCCAGGTGAGCTCTCCTCCTCCTGGTCGTTGGGGCCACACACTTTCTTGTGTTAATGGTTCCCGTTTGGTTGTATTTGGAGGGTGTGGAAGGCAGGGCTTACTTAATGATGTCTTTGTTCTTGACCTGGATGCAAAGCCTCCAACTTGGCGAGAAATTTCTGGATTGGCACCTCCACTTCCTAGATCATGGCACAGCTCTTGCACTCTTGATGGTACCAAGTTGATAGTTTCTGGAGGCTGTGCTGATTCTGGAGTCCTCTTGAGTGATACTTTCCTCCTTGATTTGTCAATGGAGAAACCTGTCTGGAGGGAGATACCAGTGACATGGACTCCACCTTCTCGTCTAGGCCACACACTTTCTGTTTATGGTGGTAGGAAAATATTGATGTTTGGGGGTCTGGCCAAGAGTGGACCACTGCGTTTTCGCTCAAGTGATGTATTCACGATGGATTTAAGTGAGGATGAACCATGCTGGAGGTGTGTAACAGGGAGTGGGATGCCTGGTGCTGGAAACCCTGGGGGAATAGCTCCTCCTCCTAGGCTTGATCATGTGGCTGTTAGTCTTCCTGGTGGGAGAATTCTGATATTTGGTGGGTCCGTTGCAGGACTTCATTCTGCCTCCCAACTTTACATCCTTGATCCAACGGATGAGAAGCCAACATGGAGAATCCTAAATGTACCAGGGCGGCCTCCTAGATTTGCATGGGGACATAGCACGTGTGTTGTTGGAGGGACAAGAGCTATTGTGCTGGGTGGCCAAACGGGGGAGGAATGGATGCTAAGTGAGCTCCATGAACTTTCCCTGGCAAGTTCTGTAATCTAG